The following nucleotide sequence is from uncultured Flavobacterium sp..
AATCTTCATGCCGGACCAATGAAATTGCGAGGAAATGTCGATGCCGATATTGCCAATAGTAATCCTGATTTTCTAAACGGAAAAGTATTTCTTTCAAATATTCAGGTAGTACAAGATGCAGAACCAATTGTCTTGGATTCTGTGCGAATAATTGCTTTTGCAGATAATAATCGAAATAATATTAAAATTTCGTCTCAGTTTTTAAAAGCAGAAGTTGACGGAAAATACAAACTCACAACATTAACTGCGGCAATAAAAAAATCATTGTCGAAATACATTGATTTAAAAAGTCCGAAAGAAAAAGGAGAATCAGACGAACAGCGATTGGCGTTTACATTAACAGTTGATAACGACCCAATTCTATTCAAATTGGTTCCGGAATTGACAAGTTTAGAACCCCTAAAAATCACTGGAAAATATAATAATGTAACCGATTCTTTAGAAATAAAAGGAACGATTCCTAGAATTGTTTACTCAGGTAATACTATTGCAGACGGAAAAATTAGTATCGAAGCCAAAGAAAATGCCTTAGAATATCAAGTTTCTGTTGCAACAATAGAAAGCAACTCTTTAAAGATTCCGTTTACTAGTTTATCCGGAAAAGCCGAAAATAATATTCTGACTTATGCACTTGAAGTGAAAGATGCAAAAGACAAACAACAGTATTTTATTGCCGGAGAATTTTGTCCGGAAGATTCAAAAAACATCTTCAAGATTGATGAAGAAAACTTTGTACTGAATTATGATAAATGGAATATTGATCCGGAAAATGTTATTGAATTTGGAGCAAAAAGACTTTATATCAATAAATTTTGTTTAGAAAATTCCGGAAACGAACTTAGAGTTCAGTCACAAGGAAATAAGGATAATGCTCCCTTGCAGGTTGAATTTGTAAATTTCAAAATTGAGACTATTATGAATATGGTCAAAAAAGATGAAGTCATAATGCAAGGATTGATTAACGGAAACGCATTGGTCGAAAATGTAATGACGAAACCCACTTTTACATCAGATTTAAAAATAGATCAATTTGCTTTTAAAGGTGAACCAGTTGGAGATATTGCGATAAAAGTTGATAATAAAACTGATAATTTATTGGCGGCAAATGTTACGCTAAGTGGAGAAGGAAATGATGTAAACCTTACGGGGAATTATAAAATTGATGATGGAAATCTGGATTTTGATTTAGCTTTAAATAAACTCAATATCAAAAGTATTCAGGGTTTCAGCATGGGCAATCTTACCGAAGGAACAGGATTTTTGACCGGAAATTTTAAAATTACAGGAAATGCTGCTGCACCAAAAGTCAACGGAGAACTGGATTTTAAAGATACCGGGTTTAGAGTAACCAAGTTTAATTCTTATTTTAAAACTAAAGATGAAAAAGTAACACTTCAAAATGATGTAATTACATTTGACAGTTTCACTTTTCATGACGAAAATGATAACGAATTAACGATAAACGGAACGATTAAATCAGAAGATTATACCAATTTTGATTTTGGTTTAACCGTTGTTGCAGACGATTTTAGAGCAATACATTCTAAAGAAAAAGACAATGATTTGTTTTATGGAGATTTGATTTTAGATACAAAATTAAATATCAAAGGAACACTTGCGAATCCTGTTGTTGGCGGAAATATCAAAATAAATAAAGAAACTAAATTTACAGTTGTTTTGCCTCAGTCAGATCCTTCAATTGCAGATCGGGAAGGAATTGTAGAGTTTGTTGATGAAGATAGTCAGTATCTGAAACAAACCGCAGTGATGGAGCAAAAACTAAATCAATCGAAGTTAATTGGAATGGATGTGAGTGTTGCCATTTCTATTGATAAAGAAGCAGAACTTACTCTGGTTATCGACAAAGGAAATGGCGATTATTTGAATCTGAAAGGTGAGGCTGAGCTTATAGGCGGTATTGATCCTTCCGGAAAAACAACTTTAACGGGTAAATACGAATTTTCGGGTGGGGCATACGAGATGAATTTCAATATGATCCGACGAAAATTCGACATTCAAAAAGGAAGTTCGATCACCTGGAACGGAGAGCCAACAATGGCTACTTTGAATATTACAGCGATTTATAGAGTAAATACAGCACCAATTGATTTACTTGGAAATCAGTTAGGGACATTGAGCCCAACAGAAAAAAACACATACAAACAGAAAATTCCGTTTCAGACTCATTTGAAAATGAAAGGGGAACTATTGAAACCTGAAATCACTTTTGATATTGTGCTTCCTGAAGGTAATTATGGAGTTTCGTCAGATGTTGTAGATAAATCCCGATCAAAACTGGAACAATTGCGACAAGAACCAGCCGAATTAAACAAACAGGTTTTTGCCCTTTTATTATTAAATAGATTTATAGGCGAGAATCCGTTTGCGAGTGAAAGCGGCGGAACAAGCGCAGAATCTTTGGCAAGACAAAGTGTGAGTAAAATATTGTCACAGCAATTAAACGAACTTGCCGGAGAATTAATTTCTGGAGTTCAGTTAGAATTTGATCTCGAATCTACAGACAATTATACTTCAGGAACCAAAGAAAACAGAACCGATCTGAATGTTGGAGTTTCTAAAAAACTATTAAACGACAGGTTAAAAGTTACCGTAGGAAGCAGTTTCGCTGTCGAAGGTCAGGAACGTGCCAACGAACAAAGTACCAATATTGCAGGTGACGTAGCACTAGATTATCAATTGACAAAAGACGGCCGATATATGGTTCGTGCCTATAGAAAAAATGAATATCAGGTTGCAGTTGAAGGGCAGGTTGTTGAAACGGGCGTTGCTTTTATTATTACGATGAGTTACAATAAATTCAGAGAGCTTTTTCATCGCAGTGCAGCAGAAAGAGAAATGATCAGAGAAGAAAAATTACGCAAGGAAAAAGAAAAACAGAAAAAGCAGGAAGACAAGGAAAAAGAGGAAAATCAAATTGAAGGAGATGAGCAAAAAACATAGCAATATAAAGACAATATATTTCAGATATTTTATTGCGCTATCCTTATTTTTTGTTTTTGGATGCAGCAATACAAAATATCTGCCTGACGGAGAATTGCTTTACACAGGAGGTTCTGTGACCGTAAAGGACACTATTATAAAAAAGAAAGAACGAAAAGAATTAGAGAGTGAACTTGAAGATTTACTACGTCCAAAACCCAATAAACAATTCCTGGGATTACGCCCTAAATTATGGTTTTATAATATGGCCGGCGAACCAAAAAAACAAAAAGGGATTCGATATTGGCTGCGAAATAAAGTAGGCGAACCACCGGTACTGTTTAGTAAAGTCGATTTAGATTATAATGCTTCAGTTCTCAGAAATTTTATCGAAAATCGCGGTTATTTTAAAACCGGAGTAAGTGCAGATTCAACTGTTAGTAATA
It contains:
- a CDS encoding translocation/assembly module TamB domain-containing protein, with amino-acid sequence MNNKPIHFLKKTLRVLLWCVASIITLLLLLIILIQVPSIQNYVKDKAINYLQDKIKTKVTLDHISIKFPKDVVLEGFYFEDQKRDTLLAGKRLELDVDLFKLASSELEINSVSLENVKANISRNKEGNFNFDYIIKAFESKEPKVEDPDSKSFKISVVKVNLDNVNFNFKDDFSKNDIQVKLTHFDTKFNKFDLDKMDFDLPNIDLNGLKVVLNQDVVEKIAEVSVKTADTISKRKDFNLKLGKIRLSKIDIAYDNKDSKLDSGIKLGNLDLSVNKIDLNNQLLDFDTFKLKNLKGNLRLGAKDKQIQIPNLDTTAIKQAGWKVKLANVNLENIAFKFDDMQSKPLSRGIDYSHMDLDKFNFKAEKLYYGNDTISGNIKTLTANDKSGLEIQSLKTNFFYGPKNAYLNDLYLKTPQTLLQDKAKVSYSSIASISKDLGNLTLDANLKQSKIGFKDILLFVPDLQKTNPFKSNPNAVLYLNTRLSGKIKDLYIPQFEMSGIGTTKISLSGKIKGLPDTQKAYYDLDIKKLSSTSKDIYSFVPAGTIPKNIQLPSQLNLRGKFKGSVQNFKTNLALNSSFGNAKIDALFDQRIKKKEKYDATVYLLDFDLGRLIKNDSIGKITLKAKVKGKGLDPKTAQAQFDGLVQKAVFNKYTYKDLALKGNIENGSFTVKSGMNDPNLNFNLVASGNTKDKYPTIQLKLNLDIADLEKLNLHAGPMKLRGNVDADIANSNPDFLNGKVFLSNIQVVQDAEPIVLDSVRIIAFADNNRNNIKISSQFLKAEVDGKYKLTTLTAAIKKSLSKYIDLKSPKEKGESDEQRLAFTLTVDNDPILFKLVPELTSLEPLKITGKYNNVTDSLEIKGTIPRIVYSGNTIADGKISIEAKENALEYQVSVATIESNSLKIPFTSLSGKAENNILTYALEVKDAKDKQQYFIAGEFCPEDSKNIFKIDEENFVLNYDKWNIDPENVIEFGAKRLYINKFCLENSGNELRVQSQGNKDNAPLQVEFVNFKIETIMNMVKKDEVIMQGLINGNALVENVMTKPTFTSDLKIDQFAFKGEPVGDIAIKVDNKTDNLLAANVTLSGEGNDVNLTGNYKIDDGNLDFDLALNKLNIKSIQGFSMGNLTEGTGFLTGNFKITGNAAAPKVNGELDFKDTGFRVTKFNSYFKTKDEKVTLQNDVITFDSFTFHDENDNELTINGTIKSEDYTNFDFGLTVVADDFRAIHSKEKDNDLFYGDLILDTKLNIKGTLANPVVGGNIKINKETKFTVVLPQSDPSIADREGIVEFVDEDSQYLKQTAVMEQKLNQSKLIGMDVSVAISIDKEAELTLVIDKGNGDYLNLKGEAELIGGIDPSGKTTLTGKYEFSGGAYEMNFNMIRRKFDIQKGSSITWNGEPTMATLNITAIYRVNTAPIDLLGNQLGTLSPTEKNTYKQKIPFQTHLKMKGELLKPEITFDIVLPEGNYGVSSDVVDKSRSKLEQLRQEPAELNKQVFALLLLNRFIGENPFASESGGTSAESLARQSVSKILSQQLNELAGELISGVQLEFDLESTDNYTSGTKENRTDLNVGVSKKLLNDRLKVTVGSSFAVEGQERANEQSTNIAGDVALDYQLTKDGRYMVRAYRKNEYQVAVEGQVVETGVAFIITMSYNKFRELFHRSAAEREMIREEKLRKEKEKQKKQEDKEKEENQIEGDEQKT